One window of the Nitrospirota bacterium genome contains the following:
- the amrS gene encoding AmmeMemoRadiSam system radical SAM enzyme, with translation MKEAFLYEKLENKKVLCNLCAHRCRISEGKTAICGVRKNIEGELYTLVYDKLISAHTDPIEKKPLFHFLPGSTSFSISTVGCNFKCLHCQNHDISQMPKDEHVIRGSDIPPADIVETAERYGCESISYTYTEPTIFFELAYDTAKLARRKGIRNVFVTNGYMTDEALEMISPYLDAANVDLKFFNEKLHKRVCGASRDPVLKSIKRMKELGIWVEVTTLVIPTKNDSDEELQQIAEFIKGVGPEIPWHVSAFHPTYKMLDLPSTPSSTLIRAREIGLNAGLRYVYTGNIPGDEGEHTLCYNCKAVLIHRYGFELVENHIVNSRCPFCGAMIDGIEMNRTVHEDIRNI, from the coding sequence ATGAAAGAGGCTTTCCTTTACGAAAAACTCGAAAATAAGAAGGTATTGTGCAATCTGTGTGCGCACAGGTGCCGCATTTCTGAAGGTAAGACAGCTATATGCGGTGTCAGAAAAAATATCGAAGGTGAGCTTTATACCCTTGTGTATGATAAGCTCATATCTGCCCACACTGATCCCATTGAGAAGAAGCCGCTATTCCACTTTCTGCCAGGTTCTACATCTTTTTCCATTTCCACAGTCGGGTGTAATTTCAAATGCCTTCACTGTCAAAATCATGATATATCCCAGATGCCAAAGGATGAACATGTTATAAGGGGAAGCGATATACCTCCGGCAGATATAGTTGAGACTGCAGAGAGATACGGCTGCGAGAGCATATCATACACCTATACGGAGCCAACCATATTTTTTGAATTAGCATATGATACCGCTAAACTTGCAAGAAGAAAAGGGATTAGAAATGTCTTTGTGACAAACGGATACATGACTGATGAGGCTCTTGAGATGATATCCCCTTATCTTGATGCCGCTAATGTAGACCTTAAATTCTTTAATGAAAAGCTGCACAAGAGGGTCTGCGGTGCCTCACGCGATCCGGTCCTTAAAAGCATCAAGAGGATGAAAGAACTCGGAATATGGGTTGAGGTAACAACGCTTGTAATCCCTACCAAAAATGACTCTGACGAAGAATTACAACAGATAGCAGAGTTTATAAAGGGCGTTGGCCCTGAAATCCCCTGGCATGTAAGCGCATTCCATCCAACATATAAGATGCTCGATTTACCCAGCACCCCGTCTTCCACCCTCATCAGGGCAAGAGAGATCGGGCTTAATGCCGGTCTAAGATATGTGTATACAGGCAACATCCCGGGTGATGAGGGGGAGCACACGCTATGTTATAATTGCAAGGCAGTACTTATCCACCGTTATGGTTTCGAGCTTGTGGAAAATCACATTGTCAACTCCCGATGCCCATTTTGCGGGGCCATGATAGATGGCATTGAAATGAACCGGACGGTGCATGAAGACATACGAAACATTTGA
- a CDS encoding branched-chain amino acid transaminase — translation MLKSSEKIWMDGRLVNWEDANVHVLTHTLHYGVGAFEGIRCYKTEDGPAIFRLDEHVDRLFESAHILQIDIPYSRDQIRDAIKDTVRINRLESCYIRPIVFIGYGSMGLFVEDNPISVAIAVWDWGAYLGDEGLEKGISAKISSFTRHHVNISMTRAKVPGYYVNSILAKKEVKAAGYDEAILLDPDGYVAEGSGENIFIARKGIIKTTPLTSILAGITRESIIKVARDMGITVVEERFSRDDLYIADEAFVTGTAAELTPLREVDNRAIGSGKPGPITKKLQDAFFAIVQGRDSRYKEWLTHV, via the coding sequence CTTAACCCATACACTGCATTACGGAGTTGGCGCTTTCGAGGGTATAAGATGCTATAAGACAGAGGATGGCCCGGCAATTTTCCGCCTCGATGAACACGTTGACAGGCTCTTCGAATCTGCCCATATCCTGCAGATAGATATACCATATAGCAGAGATCAGATCAGGGATGCGATAAAGGATACGGTCAGGATAAACAGGCTTGAGTCATGTTATATAAGACCAATAGTCTTCATAGGATATGGTTCAATGGGTCTTTTTGTAGAGGATAATCCAATAAGCGTTGCCATAGCTGTATGGGACTGGGGGGCATATCTCGGTGATGAAGGGCTTGAGAAGGGAATCAGCGCCAAGATATCCTCTTTCACGAGGCATCATGTCAATATCTCTATGACCAGGGCCAAGGTTCCCGGTTATTATGTAAATTCCATCCTTGCAAAAAAAGAGGTAAAGGCCGCAGGCTATGATGAAGCGATATTGTTGGACCCGGATGGTTATGTTGCAGAGGGGAGCGGTGAGAATATTTTTATTGCGCGAAAGGGCATTATAAAGACCACGCCGCTGACTTCAATACTTGCAGGTATTACAAGGGAGTCCATAATAAAGGTCGCCAGGGATATGGGTATTACCGTTGTTGAGGAAAGGTTCTCAAGGGATGACCTCTACATAGCTGATGAGGCATTCGTGACAGGGACCGCGGCCGAACTTACCCCGCTTCGTGAGGTTGACAATAGGGCTATTGGCAGTGGAAAGCCTGGTCCTATTACAAAGAAACTCCAGGACGCCTTCTTTGCCATTGTTCAGGGCAGGGACAGTCGTTACAAAGAATGGCTGACACATGTATAG